The Styela clava chromosome 2, kaStyClav1.hap1.2, whole genome shotgun sequence genome contains a region encoding:
- the LOC120335352 gene encoding uncharacterized protein LOC120335352 codes for MSYAMPVLYPPLRPSIWDRSVTIDSPPISAVHSPITGIESRDSSVHSPWSSWVNSPTTRRIVSSPIATNQYPYQFRGFVSANISPTGPVTSTRCILPMSECGTPRSHIAESSISSNNDSFSCLTPKGITVTPTSSKRGRPRADVISTLQYVGSNSNCTIRCRICHRVFPREKSLQAHLRTHTGERPYRCDYPSCTKSFVQSGQLKTHQRLHSGEKPFKCSEEGCSVRFTHANRHCTEHIHAKLMRDDEGALKQLMSQSSHQDQTVAIWLDKYIKTRLDRNVNGQKSASKRESSEGSASSDEDTSCNAENSKVTNNTESKLPVKRQLLQPMKDGGVSLTKIPVATDSILSLSTGSKSVRKVLSPRNDKRVSPCQPVKKRILAYSKKLLEFEGQENVGNSDSAVDIALPPVSCLSTKHRPTHNSVPNVVEFPYLKNVEGYSFMKDLESASPGNITDNINSPVNRQSVIVRRPLPKIVEDKVVGSNETKANDEPLEERSRWNSALALIQLASSPPGKSALR; via the exons ATGTCCTATGCAATGCCTGTTCTGTATCCACCATTGCGGCCATCCATTTGGGACAGATCTGTTACTATTGATTCTCCACCAATTTCAGCAGTACATTCCCCCATTACTGGGATTGAATCCAGAG attCAAGTGTTCATTCACCTTGGAGCAGCTGGGTTAACTCACCAACAACAAGAAGAATCGTGTCATCACCGATAGCAACAAATCAATATCCCTATCAATTTAGGGGATTTGTGAGTGCAAATATTTCTCCAACCGGTCCTGTGACATCGACAAGATGCATATTGCCTATGTCTGAATGTGGTACACCAAGGTCTCACATTGCAGAATCTTCCATCTCATCTAATAATGACTCATTTTCATGTTTAACACCAAAAGGAATCACTGTGACTCCTACAAG ttCAAAAAGAGGAAGGCCAAGGGCAGATGTTATATCAACACTACAATATGTTGGGTCAAACTCCAACTGCACAATTCGCTGTCGAATATGTCATCGTGTTTTTCCTAGAGAGAAATCATTGCAAGCTCATTTAAGAACGCATACTGGAGAGAGACCATACAG ATGTGATTATCCGAGTTGCACAAAGTCTTTTGTCCAAAGTGGACAGCTAAAAACTCATCAAAGGTTACATTCTGGAGAAAAACCATTCAAATGCTCCGAAGAAG gatGTTCTGTACGATTTACACATGCAAATAGACATTGCACCGAGCACATTCATGCAAAATTAATGAGAGATGATGAAGGTGCATTAAAGCAGTTGATGTCACAATCATCTCATCAAGATCAAACTGTAGCAATTTGGCTTGACAAATATATCAAGACCAG ATTGGACCGCAATGTGAATGGTCAAAAATCAGCGTCAAAACGTGAAAGTTCTGAGGGAAGCGCTAGTTCTGATGAAGATACATCATGCAATGCTGAAAATTCAAAG GTAACAAATAACACTGAATCTAAGCTTCCTGTGAAACGTCAATTATTACAACCAATGAAAGATGGTGGGGTTTCTCTTACAAAAATTCCAGTCGCAACTGATAGCATCCTTTCGCTATCAACTGGTTCAAAAAGTGTTCGTAAAGTACTCTCACCAAGAAATGACAAAAGAGTGTCACCATGTCAACCTGTGAAAAAGCGTATATTAGCATATAGCAAGAAGTTACTCGAATTTGAAGGACAAGAAAATGTTGGCAACTCTGACAGTGCTGTTGACATTGCACTTCCTCCAGTGTCTTGTCTTTCTACAAAGCACAGACCAACGCATAACAGTGTTCCAAATGTTGTTGAATTCccttatttgaaaaatgttgaagGATATAGTTTTATGAAAGACTTGGAGTCGGCAAGCCCTGGAAATATCACTGATAATATAAATTCACCTGTTAATCGCCAAAGTGTCATTGTGCGTAGACCCTTGCCCAAAATAGTTGAAGATAAAGTTGTGGGTAGTAATGAAACTAAAGCAAATGATGAACCTTTAGAGGAAAGAAGCAGATGGAACAGTGCATTGGCACTCATTCAGTTAGCGAGCAGCCCTCCCGGAAAAAGTGCATTGCGCTAA